The following proteins are encoded in a genomic region of Galbibacter sp. BG1:
- a CDS encoding MBL fold metallo-hydrolase, with protein MKIEQIYTGCLAQGAYYIESNGEAAIIDPLRETAPYLKRAEKGNTKIKYVFETHFHADFVSGHIDLAEKTGATIIFGPNAKTNYNIYQAKDGESFKIGKVTITALHTPGHTLESTTYLLKDENGNDHAIFTGDTLFLGDVGRPDLAIKQDITKEDLAGLLFDSLRNKIIPLADDVIVYPAHGAGSACGKNLSKETVDTLGNQKKTNYALRADMTKEEFVKEVLDGIMPPPQYFSKNAMLNKEGYETFEEVLEKGDVPLAPQKFETLANREGALVLDVRTQDEFLKEHIPNSIFIGLNGSFAPWVGALIKDLKQPILLIVPEGKSEEAVTRLSRVGYDNTLGYLDGGLVAWKNAGKETESISSITAETFEKQYQEDLHILDVRKPGEYESEHLEKGKSFPLDFINDHMAELDKDKKYYIHCAGGYRSAIAASILKARGFEDLVDIKGGYGALKKTKLPKTNFSCPNS; from the coding sequence ATGAAAATAGAACAAATATATACAGGATGTTTGGCCCAAGGCGCATATTACATTGAGTCTAACGGCGAGGCAGCAATAATAGACCCATTGAGGGAGACTGCTCCATATTTGAAGCGAGCAGAAAAAGGAAATACAAAAATTAAATATGTTTTTGAAACCCATTTTCATGCTGATTTTGTTTCAGGGCATATAGATTTAGCAGAAAAAACAGGGGCAACGATAATATTTGGTCCAAATGCCAAAACAAATTACAATATCTATCAAGCCAAAGATGGAGAATCCTTTAAAATTGGTAAGGTTACTATAACAGCATTACATACTCCAGGGCACACACTGGAATCTACTACCTATCTTTTAAAGGATGAAAATGGAAACGATCATGCTATTTTTACAGGAGATACGTTATTTCTTGGAGATGTAGGGCGCCCAGATCTAGCGATTAAACAGGATATTACAAAAGAAGATTTAGCCGGACTTTTGTTTGATTCGCTTCGGAATAAAATTATACCTTTGGCAGACGATGTTATTGTATATCCGGCGCACGGTGCTGGTTCTGCTTGCGGAAAAAATTTAAGTAAGGAGACGGTAGATACCCTTGGAAATCAAAAGAAAACAAATTATGCCTTACGTGCGGATATGACCAAAGAGGAATTTGTAAAAGAAGTTCTCGACGGTATTATGCCGCCGCCACAGTATTTTTCTAAAAATGCAATGTTGAATAAAGAGGGGTACGAAACCTTTGAAGAAGTTTTGGAAAAAGGAGATGTCCCGCTGGCTCCCCAGAAATTTGAAACTTTAGCGAATAGGGAAGGAGCTTTGGTGTTGGATGTAAGGACGCAGGATGAATTTTTAAAAGAACACATACCGAACTCCATTTTTATTGGTCTTAACGGATCTTTTGCACCCTGGGTAGGGGCGCTAATTAAAGATTTAAAACAACCGATTCTTTTAATAGTGCCCGAAGGGAAATCTGAAGAAGCTGTTACAAGATTATCGAGGGTTGGTTATGATAACACATTGGGATATCTGGATGGAGGTCTGGTGGCTTGGAAAAATGCCGGAAAAGAAACGGAGAGTATTTCTTCGATTACTGCCGAAACTTTTGAAAAGCAATATCAAGAAGATTTACATATTCTAGATGTTCGTAAACCGGGTGAATATGAATCAGAACACTTAGAAAAGGGGAAATCGTTTCCATTGGATTTTATTAATGATCATATGGCGGAGTTGGACAAGGATAAAAAGTATTACATACACTGTGCCGGCGGCTACCGCT
- a CDS encoding sulfite exporter TauE/SafE family protein, with the protein MESILGFSGALIIGLVIGLLGGGGSILTVPLLVYMLAYNPITATAYSLFVVGTSSLFGALQKYKSGNVDFKTGLAFSFPSFIAVYLSRRFLVPGIPNEIFTINNFVFTKNMFIMVFFALIMFLAAISMIKKRKRNLKELDYKQPYPKTFVQGLAIGVITGLIGAGGGFLYVPALVLWANLPMKKAVGTSLVIVSFNSLIGFTGDMQTLQIDWEFLSVFTFLTIIGVLIGGLLSNYIPNKVLKKGFGYLILVMSFYILLKELYH; encoded by the coding sequence ATGGAAAGTATTCTTGGTTTTTCTGGTGCTTTAATAATTGGACTTGTCATAGGTCTTTTGGGAGGTGGAGGCTCTATTTTAACAGTTCCTCTGCTGGTTTACATGTTGGCATACAATCCCATTACGGCAACGGCTTATTCGCTATTTGTTGTTGGAACTTCTTCTTTATTCGGGGCTCTGCAAAAATATAAAAGTGGAAATGTAGATTTTAAAACGGGACTGGCATTTTCATTCCCTTCTTTTATAGCGGTATACCTCTCTCGACGTTTTTTGGTTCCGGGTATTCCCAACGAAATTTTTACGATTAATAACTTCGTATTTACTAAAAATATGTTCATCATGGTATTTTTCGCGCTTATAATGTTTTTAGCTGCGATATCTATGATTAAGAAACGAAAAAGGAACTTGAAAGAGCTGGATTATAAACAACCATATCCAAAAACATTTGTTCAAGGCCTGGCCATTGGGGTAATAACAGGGCTTATTGGAGCCGGTGGAGGATTTTTATATGTTCCTGCTTTGGTGCTTTGGGCAAACCTTCCCATGAAAAAGGCTGTGGGAACATCTTTGGTAATCGTAAGTTTTAATTCCTTAATCGGATTTACCGGAGATATGCAGACCCTTCAAATTGATTGGGAATTCCTGTCCGTTTTTACTTTTTTAACCATTATCGGGGTTTTAATCGGTGGACTGTTGTCAAATTACATTCCCAACAAAGTACTAAAAAAAGGATTTGGCTATTTAATTCTTGTAATGAGTTTTTACATCCTTTTGAAAGAACTGTACCATTAA
- a CDS encoding DUF6691 family protein, translated as MKYLKFILTGILFGIVLVKSEAVSWYRIYEMFHFDSFHMYGIIGSAVFTGILLLQFVKAKNLNSIEGKPINIPNKARSVTRYLVGGSIFGLGWALAGACPGPMYILLGTGVFSMLIVIAAAMLGTFVYGVISDKIPH; from the coding sequence ATGAAATATTTAAAATTTATTCTTACTGGAATTTTATTCGGAATCGTATTGGTAAAATCGGAGGCTGTTTCATGGTATCGTATTTACGAAATGTTTCACTTCGATTCTTTTCACATGTATGGAATTATTGGAAGTGCCGTCTTTACCGGAATTCTACTTTTGCAGTTTGTAAAAGCTAAAAACCTTAACAGCATAGAAGGAAAACCTATTAATATACCTAATAAAGCAAGAAGTGTTACAAGGTATTTGGTGGGTGGAAGTATTTTTGGTCTTGGATGGGCGCTTGCAGGTGCATGTCCAGGACCTATGTATATTTTACTGGGAACAGGTGTTTTTTCCATGTTAATTGTAATTGCTGCGGCTATGCTTGGAACTTTTGTATATGGAGTTATAAGCGATAAAATACCCCATTGA